A portion of the Gossypium arboreum isolate Shixiya-1 chromosome 8, ASM2569848v2, whole genome shotgun sequence genome contains these proteins:
- the LOC108469157 gene encoding trans-cinnamate:CoA ligase, peroxisomal-like, with the protein MDRLSKCEANYVPLTPLSFLKRAGSVYANRTSIIYENTRFTWRQTYERCCRLASSLRSLNILNNHVVSVLAPNVPAMYEMHFAVPMAGAVLNTINSRLDAKNVATILRHSEAKALFVDYQYVQLASEALRILMADSQQGQSSMPLVIVIDDVDSPTGVRLGELEYEQLIQMGNPRFVPIEVQDEWDPISLNYTSGTTSEPKGVVYSHRGAYLSTLSLILGWEMGNEPVYLWSLPMFHCNGWTFTWGIAARGGTNVCIRNTTAYDMYRSIATHKVTHMCCAPIVFNILLEAKLNERREISSPVQILTGGAPPPAPLLEKMEHLGFYVTHAYGLTEATGPALVCEWQAKWNHLPAEHKAKIKSRQGISVLTLADVDVKNVETMESVPQDGKTIGEIVLRGSSIMKGYLKDEVATSKAFKKGWFFTGDVGVIHPDGYLEIKDRSKDVIISGGENISSVELESVLYKHPRVLEAAVVAMPHPRWGESPCAFISLRENETSQKGDVKEADIISYCRKNLPHFMIPKKVKFLSQLPKTSTGKIQKFQLRAMAKTFQVTEKKSTQINKEIPQYHVEGHEQILAMSRL; encoded by the exons ATGGACCGACTCTCGAAATGCGAAGCAAATTATGTGCCACTTACACCCTTGTCGTTCCTCAAAAGAGCTGGCAGTGTGTATGCTAATCGTACGTCCATCATCTACGAGAACACTCGTTTCACTTGGCGTCAAACCTACGAGCGGTGTTGTCGTCTGGCTTCATCTTTACGTTCTCTCAACATACTTAACAACCATGTT GTATCTGTGTTGGCTCCTAATGTTCCGGCTATGTATGAGATGCATTTTGCTGTTCCCATGGCTGGTGCTGTTCTTAACACCATTAATAGCAGGCTGGATGCTAAGAATGTTGCCACCATTCTTCGTCACTCTGAGGCCAAGGCCTTGTTTGTTGATTATCAGTACGTGCAGTTGGCTAGCGAGGCTCTTCGGATTTTGATGGCGGATTCACAACAAGGGCAGTCATCGATGCCATTGGTGATTGTCATAGATGATGTAGACTCCCCCACGGGTGTTCGACTTGGGGAGTTGGAATATGAGCAGCTCATCCAAATGGGTAATCCGAGATTTGTCCCCATTGAGGTACAAGATGAGTGGGATCCTATTTCACTCAACTATACATCCGGAACCACATCGGAACCCAAAGGGGTTGTTTACAGTCACAGAGGGGCTTATTTAAGCACTTTATCCTTGATTTTAGGGTGGGAAATGGGGAATGAGCCTGTTTATCTTTGGTCTCTCCCTATGTTCCATTGCAACGGTTGGACCTTCACTTGGGGAATTGCAGCACGAGGTGGAACCAATGTATGTATACGCAATACCACCGCGTACGACATGTACCGAAGCATAGCGACTCACAAAGTGACCCACATGTGTTGCGCGCCCATCGTGTTCAACATCCTCCTCGAAGCCAAACTAAACGAGCGCCGGGAAATTTCCTCTCCCGTCCAAATACTCACCGGCGGTGCACCCCCTCCAGCCCCATTGCTCGAGAAGATGGAACACCTTGGTTTCTACGTAACACATGCTTACGGACTAACAGAAGCCACCGGTCCCGCTTTAGTGTGCGAATGGCAAGCCAAGTGGAACCATCTACCCGCAGAACATAAGGCGAAAATCAAGTCCCGACAAGGAATTAGTGTACTGACGTTAGCAGATGTAGACGTGAAGAACGTGGAAACCATGGAAAGTGTCCCGCAGGATGGGAAAACCATAGGGGAAATCGTTTTGCGTGGAAGTAGTATCATGAAAGGGTATCTCAAAGACGAAGTAGCCACCTCCAAAGCCTTTAAAAAGGGATGGTTCTTCACCGGTGACGTGGGAGTTATACACCCCGATGGGTACCTCGAAATAAAAGACCGATCAAAGGACGTAATCATATCTGGAGGCGAAAACATCAGTAGCGTCGAGCTTGAATCGGTTCTTTACAAACATCCCAGAGTTCTAGAAGCAGCAGTGGTTGCAATGCCGCACCCACGGTGGGGGGAAAGCCCTTGTGCTTTTATTTCATTAAGAGAGAACGAAACCAGCCAAAAAGGCGACGTGAAAGAAGCCGATATTATATCATACTGCCGTAAAAACCTCCCACATTTCATGATCCCAAAGAAGGTGAAGTTTCTATCACAGCTGCCCAAAACTTCAACGGGGAAAATACAGAAATTCCAGCTAAGAGCTATGGCCAAAACATTCCAGGTTACAGAGAAGAAGTCTACGCAAATCAATAAAGAAATTCCTCAATATCACGTGGAGGGTCATGAACAGATTCTTGCTATGTCACGCCTTTGA